Sequence from the Halobaculum rubrum genome:
ACTGTCCGCGACGCAGAGCGCTACGTCCGGCTCCTCGAAGATGCGAGCGGCCCCGTCCACGCGAGAGATGGACCGATCGCGAAACTCGGCCACTTGCTCGAGAACGACCGTAGCGGGTACCGCAAGGTCGTTCAGAACGATACGGACGGTCAGGGCAACGACGTTCCCGGGTACTACCACACCGCGACGCTTGGACCGGGGCGCGTCGAAGAAGCATGGCCGAACCACCAACTCCCGAAGGAGATTAAGCACTACCGAGCCCGTCACGCTGAGTCGCTTGATGAGGATAGTCCACTGCGTCACCCGAAGGTCGGAGTCTCGTATCAGGTGAATCGGTGGGATGGCTCGCTCGGAGTCACCGAGGAAGATCTCGCACGTCTCGAACGCGAGTTGGATGAGGCGCTTCACTCTGTACTCCGTGAAGCCGGACTACCGCTCGAGCCTCCAGGAGGCGATGGGTCGCCGCCCTACCAGTCCGACCCGTACTTCGATGCAGAGCTCGGCGAGCACACCGAGCCTCCGAAGCTGAATCTGACTGAACTTGAGTCGGAACAAGAGCATGTCGTCATTCGTGAGTTGGCGAAGACTGGCGGTGTTTCGCCCGTTGAAGAGGAGATTGTTGAGTACCTGCTCGCGGACGGCGGAACCGCTAGCCCGGCCGACATCGCCGAGGAACACGGCCGTCACGTCGGCTCGGTCCGCCGCGCGCTCCGTCGTATGGATGAGCTGATCGACCGAAAATACGGAGAAGTCGCGCTCGCGTCGAACCACATCGCCGAGATGCTTCACTCGGCCGTCTCCGAGCTCCGCGACGCGAGTACCCGGCTCTCCGAGGCGACCGGCGAAGCGCTTCTCTCGGCGACACGGGGGCTCGACGAGACCACCAGCGCACTTCGGACGTGGCTCGCTGCGCACGACTGCGAGACGGACTCCCGCGGTCAAGCGGTCAAGAAGCTCCGACTCGGCGAGTTCGATCCTTCCGGGAAGTACGGCTACGCAGAGGTGATCTCCGAACTCCGGAAAGGACTCCGCTACTGGACCGACGCTGACCGTGATCCGGCTGCGTTCAAGCACGCCACCGTTCTGTTCCGTCGGTCTGACCGGCAGAAGCTACAGACGATGGACGCCGCCCGGCTCCTCGAGCTCCGCGGCGGGTAGCCCGTAGTTGTCCCGTCGGTTCCCGATGAGCGGGGGCCGACGGGTAGTGACGACTCTCTTCTGTACCCCCGAAAACGGCCGTTTTTCGGCTGATTCGGCCCTTACCTCCGTTTCGTTTGGAGGCTGTGAGTGCAGATCGCTAGCCCTGAGGACCACTCTTCGCGCTCGAACCGAACCCAGGGGGTTCCGTTCCCGCTTAGGGGTGTGGCTAATGCCACCCCATCAACAGACCACCGCGACCGGATCGCGGTCGCCACCTGAAGCGCCCCTTGCGGGTGCGCGAAAAAATTTTGAGCTTCAACTGCTGAAATAGTCGATGAGTTAGGTAGCGAGCTTAGCGGTGTGATACGATTCTGATGCGCAAATTTCCGATCTCGTCGGCGGTGATCGTAACTGTCGTGGAATCCCACTCCAAACATGCAGGTCCTCTTGAGATTGTGCTTGTTGAAGAGTCCATCAAGTGCGTCTGTGTCAATCACATCACTAATGAACCACCATTGCGCGAGCAGCCGCTCAGCAGTAGAAAACGATGGCGCGGGCAACTAGTCCGCGCCAGCTGTGTGGAGAACACCAAGTGGTGTTCAGTTTATTCACGCTATACGGTTACAAAAGTGCACGCATTACCGAAAGACGCTAGGAAGTGTTCGTGCTGCGGCAGCACTGATGACAACATTTTGCTCTGTGGCGGTAACGGCTCCATCGACGATCTCTCGGATGAGATCAGCCACGGTTCTCCGGTAGAACTCGCCCCGATATCTCCCTTGTATCATGAGCGTGTCTTTATCGTCTTGGGCAGTTGCGCGCTCACACACCCACAGGAGCGCGAGCGTCCGGCGAGTCCCAGTCGAGAGCTGGTCGAACCAGTTCGGAAGTGACTTGACCATCGTGAAATCGCCTTGGGGGATGCCAAGACACACGAGAACCCGCCCAAAGACGCTCGCGTTGGTAGCAGGGATGATCTCGGTGGGCCGATCAGACTCGCCAGCGTGGCGAAGACTGTATCCGGTTCCAACGACCTCGAGCCCGTGTATGATGAGCTGCCTAGCGATTCGTGTACTCGGATTCCACGCTGGGACGATGCGATCGTTGTCAATACTCCCGCAGGTATAGATCCCTGCTGCGAGCACTGCACATGCGTCACCAATCGCGTCTTGGAGTGTTGCATCAAGCCAGCCCAATTCTCGCGCAGTTTCCACAGCGTGAACGGCATCGGGCTTCCCGCCCTCGATCCATGTTCGGACGCGACTTGGCGGGAGTTCGAGTGCCGTCCCGACACGAGTCCGACCGTGGTCTGGATGCTTCGATGCGTACTCCATCACACGGTCATAATCCTCGAGTAGGTTTGCTGGGTCTGGATACGACTGCGGATTGTACGTACGGGCGAGGGACTGGACGTCGACAAGAGGCGTTGTCTGATCCTCGAGCACTGTAGTAAAAAACGGCTACTGATCTGTAGCCTTAGTTCGGCGTGTCTTCGCTCGCGAGTGCTTGGGAGGTATCGCCGTTGGACGATGTCCAAAGCACGCGAACCGTCTCTCCAGCGGGCACGGCCCCGCCGGTGTCAGCACTAAGATTTGCTGTCGTTCCTGCACTTACTGGGAGTTCGAATGGAGTCGACTGACCACTGGTGGCATTCAGCGACAGTGAGCCAGTGTTCTGGTCGTTGATCGTGGCGCCTCCGGTGTGAGTAGCGGTGACATTGTAGTCACCGGCAGTCGCCGTCTCATTGAAATCGAATTGGAAGTTCGCATTCGGCGTCGTCTGCTGAACGCTGTTACCCAATCCGAGGACGAACGATCCGATGACGGCCGCGAGGATCACAGTGATCGCGACCATAAGGATGACTCCGATGACAGGGGAGACGGCGCGATCGTCGTCGAGTAGTTGGTTAAAATTCATTTGTGGTCAGGGCGCGGTTTCCTCAGCGAGTGCTTGCGAAGTATCTCCATTTTGGGAGACCCAGAGGACGCGAACCGTCTCACCTGAAGAGTACGTCACATTGGTAATACTATCTCCAGCGCTCATTTCACCACCACTGTAAGGGGCAGAATCGACACTCGTGTTCAGTGAGACGCGCTCATTTGCAGGGATTGTGTCTCCACCAGTGTGCGTTGCGTTAACAACGGCGGTGTCGGAAGCGTTCTCGCCAAACTCGAATTGGAAGTTTGCGTTCGGTGCGGTCTGCTGCACGGAGTTTCCGAGGCCGAGGACGAACGAGCCGATTACGGCCGCGAGAATCACGGTGATCGCGACCATAAGGATGACTCCGATGACCGGAGACACGGCACGATCGTCGTCAAGTAGTTGCTTGAATTGCATTGTTAGTAGTTTCCACACAGCGTTGTCCAGCCGGGATCCCCCCGACACTGCTGTGATAACTAAATTACGGTGTGCTTACTTAATAAGTATTTCCTCCTAGGTTTCAAGAATGAAAATGACAATTAGACAGAATTCGCCTAAACCAATAGTAGAGCCGTATACTACAAACGGCGACACAGTAATGTTGGTAAGGCTAGTCATCCAACCTAACTGATAGAGATCCTACCCAAGTACTCGAGACGGAGCGATCTTCGCTTGCTCACCCTTCTGATGTGACCCTGCTCCGTAGAACCGGAGCCGGAGCGATCGTGCCCAAACCGTTCGCGTTTCGAGCACGCGAATTCCACGCCCGACTGGCCGGTACGCAACGAACACGTACCCACCAGAGGCGCGCACAAGCCGCGTGTGTTGGTCCTTCCAGAGGCGGAACCGCGGCGCCTTCCGCGTCATCATCGCTGCCTTCACGTCCCATGGGTCACCCTCCGAGTCTCTCGCGTCGGTCCACGACGAGTGATCTACCTCGAGCCCGTACAACTCGCGAGCCACCTGCTCTGCCAGCGCCCCGTACCGAGCTGCGTTCTGCGAGCGATTCGTCCTCACCATGACGTCTTTTGACCCATGACCTCGCTTCGAGTTCGATTCTTGACCGTGACCCCGATTTTCCCACACCGATCACCCCGGGTTTCCGCCCGGTGCTTCCGCAGACCCATCACGTAGTAAGTAGGTATATGACAGCCGGGGGGAGGGGAGCGGACGGAACGCACGGAACACAGTGCAGTCATACGGTTTCCCCTTCCGACGGTTCCGGTACGTCCTCTAATTCGTTCCACTCGCCGCGTTCCCACTCCTTCTTTCGGTCCGTCGCCCACGATGTACCGTATCCGGCCTTTGCAGCCGCGTCCTTCTGCGAGATTCCCTCAGAGTCAGACCACGGTTTGCTATCCAGCAGGTACGACCGGACCCGCTCGCGACGCCGTATCTCGTCCGGGCTCGGTCCATCCTCTGTATCGTCATCGTCGCCGTCCGCGCCGAGAATCCGGAACTCGGACGCTTCGTGTTCCGAATAAGACTCACGCGTATCCGTGAGCCCCTGATAATCCGCTCCGTTCTCGAAGGTGTCTTGTCCGCCCTCGGTTTCGAGCAGCCGGGCGAATCCCGGATCGTCACGCTTGGGTTTCTCGATCGCGAACGTCGCGAGCCGCCGGAACGCCGCCGCCGTTCGCTTGCGCGTGTGGTTCACCATCAGCACCGAGCCGCGCTTTGCGTGCGGCCCGTGGCTTCCCTCCTTCTTCCGGATGAACGTCAGCGCGTTCGCGAACGTCTCGGCTTTCGGTCCGTCTTCTCCATAGCCCGAAAGTTCCTGTGCCGTCTCATCGATCACCGCGAGCACTTGACCTTCTACCGATGCCATCGCTTCGAGCATCTCTCGGTCTGACCGAACGATCTGGTCGAACCCGTCCCACGCGGTATTTCCGATGATGTGCCCGCCCGTGCGCGCCGCCCAGGTCCGCGCCACATCGAGCGTTGTCGCGGTCTTCCCCGAACCCGGTGGGCCGAGGACGAGCCCGATCGCGCCCTCGTGTTCCAGCTGCTCCGCGGCCGACGTGAGCAGGTCTTTTCCGTCCCGTGAGCGGTTCGTCAGTCCGACCATTCCCTGCATTTGCGAGACGTTCCCCTCCGTGAAGGCACGATCCGCCATACGCGTACTCGCTGACCGGATGATGTTCCGCGCCAGCGCCGACTCGAGAAACGCCCCGTGCTCGTCAGGGACGAGCCCGCTCTCCCATAGACTCGCGTAATAATTGAGCAGATCGAGCGTCTCCGCGTCGTCAATCAGCCCAGCGAACTCGCGCACCCACTCGTTTGGCTTGTCCTCGAGCGCCCCGCGGAGGAACTCGCGCCCCTGCGCCGCCGCGTACACCGACGAGTCCGACGACTTACCGGGCATCGTACCCCCGCGTCTCCCACCACAGTACCAGCCGGTTCCCTGCTTCGGCGGCGTAGGGAATTCCCGCCAGCGCCGCGAGGAACACCAACAGCACGATCGCCGCCAGCGGCTCCGGTAGTTGCCCGCCACCGAACGCCTCCGGTATCCCGAGCGCGACTCCCCAACCGAGCAGATCAGCCGCCGCCCATGTCGCCACTCGGCGCGTCGTCATCTCCCGGCGGTCCGGAAGCACTAGTAGACTCATTCGACACGCCCCCCGTCGTTGGCGATCGATCCGGTCGGCTCGAGCGCCTCGTCATCTTCCAAGAGATCTAGCGAGAACATCTCGCCGTTCTCATCGTCGTCGAGATCGTCGCCGGTGCCGTCGTCGTCAGGTGCGAGGTGCGACGGGAGCGACTCCGCCGGGAGTTCCTCCGCGATCACGTCGTCGATTGTCTCGTCACCGAACGACGGCGACAGGTGCGGTTCGAGCGCCGCGTTCTGGTCCGTCGCCCGCCGCGCGTCGAGTCGCCGGAGGATCGACGGGATACGCCGCCGCAGCGCCCGAGCGTGTCTCGCGTCTTCCTCGTACTGGTCCCGCAGTTCACCCACCATCGCCCGCACCGCCGATTCCTCCGTTTCCCCGAGCACGCGCGACGCGGGCGCCGCTTCCCGCCAGTTGGCGACCGCCGCATTCGCCTCCGGGTTGTAGATCCGCGCCTCGTAGGTATCCAGCGGCGAGTCCGTCCACGGGTACAGCGTCCCCTCGTGCACGTCCAGTTCCTCCCACGCTCGATCGTTCAACTCCCACGCTCCGAGCCCCATGTCCGTCGTCTCGTCCAGCGCGACGATGATGTGGCCCGGCGGGTCCGGCAGCAGGTCGGCTATCTTGTCCCCGACCATCCACGCGACGAGCAGCGTGCCCAGGAACGCGAGCGCCCCGAGCGTCCACCACCCCGGCAGCGATGGCACCGATGGGTACCCCGCGTCGATCACGTCCATCTCGACTGCGAGCACGTACCCGCCGCCGACCGCGATGATCGTCCGGAGGTTGTCCGAAACCAGATTGATGAGTGATTCTCTCGCGGTCATGGTCATGCGATCCGGTCTATCTCGGGCTCGTCCGATTCCTCGAGCTTCTCTCGCGAGCGCTTGAACGAGAGGTATCCCGTGCCGACCGCCGCGCTCGCGGTGAGTGCTCCGGCGGTCGAATACGTCACCGTCGCCGCGCCCGCTTCGACCGAATCCGTCCGGAGCAACGCCGCGCCCTTCGCCGACGCGACCGTGATCGCATACGCCCCGTCAAACTCTACGGGCTCGAACGTGATCCGCGTCGTGTCGCTCCCGAGCGAGTAGCCCCGCGTGGGGATCTTCGTCGCCGTCGCCCCGCTTCCCTCGGTCATCGCCCGCATCACCGCTCCCGTGTCGGTGATCTTGATGCTCGTTGGGTAGTCCGCTTCGAGTTCGAGCACGAAACTCCCGTCCGTGTACTCCCATGTCCGCACCTTCACCACCGGCCCGAGTTCGACCGCTATCTCCGGACCTTCTGGTGTGTCTGTCGGCGCCGTCTCGTTCGCTTCCTGCGCGCTCGCCGTTCCCGCTCCGGCGACCGTCGCGGCCGCTCCGCCGAGCGCCGCGAGCACTGTTCTCCGTGTCGTTCCCGTCGCTTCTGAGTTGTCGGTATTGTCGGTCATGGTCAAGAAATGGGATCGCCGATATCTAGCTCGGCGTCGTCACTTTGAGATACACGAGCCCGGCCACCGCGAGGATCGCCGCCGCCCCGCCGACGGATATCCCGAGCAGCGCCGCGAGCCTCTCAAAGAGCCCCTCGTTTGTCTCGGCGGCGCCGCCCGACGCCTTCGGTTCGCGACTCTCGATCTCCTCGCGGAGTTCGAGGATACGATTCATCTTTTCGAGTTGTTCACTCGTGTTGCTCGTCTTGTAGACGACTTTCTTGGTTGTCACCTCGTTTATTTGACCTCCTTCCTCATTGGTGATTGAGGAAACAGTGAACTCTCCAGAGAGTTCCGTAGTCTTACCACCAGTGTGGGCGAGTAGGACCGGTCCGGTGATGTTCGACGTGTTGTACGTGGTTCCAGCCTGCCACGAGCCATTCGGCGCGTTGCGCGCCATCAGGAACCCGTTGTACGTCGCGCCCTTGTACTGGACTTCCATCGTCCCGGTCCCGTTGAGTTCCGGAGAATCGAGTCCCATGGATGAGAGCGCAGCCACCACGTCGTAGGTGGAGTTCGTCCCGTCGACAGCCGACTGCCCGTAGCGGAACATCTGTGTGTTCCGACTCAGCACGTCAGCCGCGTCGATCTGTCCCGACTCGTACGCTTGCCACGTGTTTTCAACGAAAACATCCACCTCGCTCTGCAGGGCGGAGTTTTGAGATTCAATCCGATCCCACCGATTTGCGTAATCGGCGAAGCGGATGTATGTCACCTGATCGTAATCAGAATTCGGCGGTTTGATCCGGAGGTAAGTCACATTCTGTCCGTGGTAGTAACTCCCCTCTTGAGTCTCGCCCTGCGCGGAAACCTGATTGACAGTTACAGAGTCGGTCCTCGTTCTGCCGTTC
This genomic interval carries:
- a CDS encoding MarR family transcriptional regulator, translated to MRAVSPSWHEFAMQLNFSGGLDPYFAAHAVVRSSGGSREIEFSRDGKTWLAKLYYQSSGIEHPGVRLPTGTEWDLDQVREFRVKVKRRGDEDKPGQQSFNAHLRPRWKGMCVERSDGETQELALPPGMREGVNLRVTGSNIRPTRYLPLLRDAARALDVNPDYFTEPDDSSTVRDAERYVRLLEDASGPVHARDGPIAKLGHLLENDRSGYRKVVQNDTDGQGNDVPGYYHTATLGPGRVEEAWPNHQLPKEIKHYRARHAESLDEDSPLRHPKVGVSYQVNRWDGSLGVTEEDLARLERELDEALHSVLREAGLPLEPPGGDGSPPYQSDPYFDAELGEHTEPPKLNLTELESEQEHVVIRELAKTGGVSPVEEEIVEYLLADGGTASPADIAEEHGRHVGSVRRALRRMDELIDRKYGEVALASNHIAEMLHSAVSELRDASTRLSEATGEALLSATRGLDETTSALRTWLAAHDCETDSRGQAVKKLRLGEFDPSGKYGYAEVISELRKGLRYWTDADRDPAAFKHATVLFRRSDRQKLQTMDAARLLELRGG
- a CDS encoding type IV pilin, with translation MNFNQLLDDDRAVSPVIGVILMVAITVILAAVIGSFVLGLGNSVQQTTPNANFQFDFNETATAGDYNVTATHTGGATINDQNTGSLSLNATSGQSTPFELPVSAGTTANLSADTGGAVPAGETVRVLWTSSNGDTSQALASEDTPN
- a CDS encoding type IV pilin: MQFKQLLDDDRAVSPVIGVILMVAITVILAAVIGSFVLGLGNSVQQTAPNANFQFEFGENASDTAVVNATHTGGDTIPANERVSLNTSVDSAPYSGGEMSAGDSITNVTYSSGETVRVLWVSQNGDTSQALAEETAP
- a CDS encoding type IV secretory system conjugative DNA transfer family protein; this encodes MPGKSSDSSVYAAAQGREFLRGALEDKPNEWVREFAGLIDDAETLDLLNYYASLWESGLVPDEHGAFLESALARNIIRSASTRMADRAFTEGNVSQMQGMVGLTNRSRDGKDLLTSAAEQLEHEGAIGLVLGPPGSGKTATTLDVARTWAARTGGHIIGNTAWDGFDQIVRSDREMLEAMASVEGQVLAVIDETAQELSGYGEDGPKAETFANALTFIRKKEGSHGPHAKRGSVLMVNHTRKRTAAAFRRLATFAIEKPKRDDPGFARLLETEGGQDTFENGADYQGLTDTRESYSEHEASEFRILGADGDDDDTEDGPSPDEIRRRERVRSYLLDSKPWSDSEGISQKDAAAKAGYGTSWATDRKKEWERGEWNELEDVPEPSEGETV